Proteins encoded within one genomic window of Candidatus Zixiibacteriota bacterium:
- a CDS encoding glycosyltransferase family 39 protein, giving the protein MNFLPRSYAVRLLVLAVLLYLPGLGSRDFWAPVEPRYAEIARVMFARSEWLVPTVNGDLYTDKPILYFWLVLVASKIAGGVSEWTVRLPAAMGGVGLVLATYLFGRDFFSPRRGFIAGAVVGTAFRVLWEARWAHVDMLFVCLFAGAMLFAARSLFLRGSPSELLGAYALMGLATLTKGLIGIVLPALIGVLFIVVSRDWSLLRRLRIPAGLAVFLLVSAPWFLMVNAATEGRWLADFIYIHHVQRYTAGAGHRQPFYYYLTTLPVDFLPWTVLAVPALWAYRREPIREKPVLLFLVCWFAAVFGFFSLSDTKRDLYLLPLFPPVALLVASYIDDLAERRLPQDGLFRALVSPFSHLVWVTGAALPFVAWAVRPDALRAAIPAGAVLLVGGLGAAHSARARDAENLFRVVTLLMSSLLLTASAAAIPYLEQFKSRRPFSVEVRAMVPPAAPLLVYADTMNDFNYYTGREVIEVVRSPAEVEKLLSAPFPVYLLIKDRDLKKLGIPMEGRVVAGSAVGGTAWSLLKLGAR; this is encoded by the coding sequence ATGAATTTTCTTCCTCGATCCTACGCGGTACGCCTGCTCGTGCTGGCCGTGCTCCTCTACCTTCCCGGTCTGGGGAGCCGGGACTTCTGGGCGCCGGTGGAGCCGCGCTACGCGGAGATCGCGCGCGTCATGTTCGCCAGAAGCGAATGGCTCGTTCCGACGGTGAACGGGGACCTCTACACCGACAAGCCGATCCTCTACTTCTGGCTCGTCCTGGTTGCCTCGAAAATCGCGGGTGGCGTGAGCGAGTGGACTGTTCGCCTCCCGGCGGCAATGGGGGGAGTGGGGCTGGTTCTGGCCACGTATCTTTTCGGGCGCGATTTTTTTTCTCCCAGGCGAGGCTTCATCGCCGGAGCCGTCGTCGGTACCGCGTTCCGTGTTCTCTGGGAAGCTCGTTGGGCGCACGTGGACATGCTCTTCGTTTGCTTGTTCGCCGGCGCCATGCTCTTCGCCGCGCGCAGTCTCTTTCTGAGAGGCAGCCCGTCGGAGCTGCTCGGGGCCTACGCGCTGATGGGGCTGGCCACGCTGACCAAGGGGCTGATCGGCATCGTCCTTCCCGCTTTGATCGGCGTCTTGTTCATCGTCGTCAGCCGCGACTGGTCGCTTCTGCGAAGGCTTCGGATTCCGGCAGGTCTGGCCGTCTTTCTGCTGGTCTCCGCCCCCTGGTTCCTGATGGTCAACGCCGCGACGGAAGGCCGCTGGCTCGCCGACTTCATTTACATCCATCATGTTCAGCGCTACACCGCCGGTGCCGGCCATCGCCAACCGTTCTATTATTATCTGACGACGCTGCCGGTCGATTTTCTCCCCTGGACGGTGCTCGCTGTCCCGGCGCTGTGGGCGTACCGAAGGGAGCCGATCAGGGAAAAGCCCGTTTTGTTGTTCCTCGTTTGCTGGTTCGCGGCCGTTTTCGGCTTCTTCAGCCTTTCCGATACCAAACGCGACCTCTACCTCTTGCCGCTCTTTCCCCCGGTTGCGCTGCTAGTGGCGAGCTACATCGATGACCTCGCCGAGCGGCGGCTGCCACAGGACGGGCTGTTCCGGGCGCTCGTTTCCCCCTTCTCCCACCTCGTCTGGGTCACCGGCGCAGCGCTGCCGTTCGTCGCCTGGGCGGTCCGACCGGATGCCCTGCGGGCGGCGATCCCGGCCGGTGCCGTCCTGCTCGTCGGCGGATTGGGCGCGGCTCACAGCGCCCGCGCGCGCGACGCGGAGAATCTCTTCCGTGTGGTGACGCTGCTGATGTCCTCGCTTCTCCTGACTGCCTCGGCGGCGGCGATTCCCTATCTCGAGCAGTTCAAGTCGCGGCGACCGTTCTCGGTGGAGGTCAGGGCGATGGTGCCGCCCGCGGCGCCGTTGCTCGTCTACGCCGATACGATGAACGACTTCAACTACTACACCGGAAGGGAGGTGATCGAGGTGGTAAGATCGCCGGCGGAGGTCGAAAAGCTGCTTTCCGCGCCTTTTCCCGTCTACCTTCTCATCAAGGACCGCGACCTTAAAAAGCTCGGCATTCCCATGGAAGGCAGGGTGGTTGCCGGTAGCGCAGTGGGAGGCACCGCCTGGAGTCTCCTCAAGCTCGGTGCCCGCTGA
- a CDS encoding ABC transporter substrate-binding protein codes for MAIRLFFKRANAVRAGALPVAVIVWAGLTAGPSAFAAEKPRAGSNLVFAVGGTPPSFDGHRETTFAMLHPVAPHYSTLLRFDPQSYPKIVGDVAESWTVSKDGLVYTFKIRRNVKFHDGSQLTARDVKATYDKIIFPPAGVASARQASYAVVQEIETPDIYTVMFRLKQASASFLANLASPWNFIYKADILVRDPRWYEKNIMGSGPFVFVEHVPGSHWVGKKNPDYFMKGRPYLDGYRAIFIRDTAPRVAAIRSGQALIEFRGFSPAARDDIMKTLGNKGVVQESPWICNLTVTINNEKKPFDDPRVRRALTLAIDRRLASKALSKISLAKYVGGLFRPGSEFAASDAELKKLAGFGDNIEGARKEARRLLKEAGVPEGFSFSLKNRNVKEPYEVTGVFVIDQWRQIGLNVNHIQQEGGPYFDDFRQGNYDAGIDFACDFMDEPDLQLIKFLSSDKSTLNYARYKDPVLDDLYEKQSRETHPKKRLALLRQFEKRVLDERAYQFHILWWQRLVPHWAKVKGWKITPSHYLNQDLRDVWLAE; via the coding sequence ATGGCAATCCGGCTGTTCTTCAAGCGGGCGAATGCTGTCCGGGCCGGGGCCCTTCCGGTCGCGGTCATTGTTTGGGCGGGGCTGACTGCCGGACCTTCGGCGTTCGCCGCGGAGAAGCCGCGCGCCGGCAGCAATCTGGTTTTCGCCGTCGGCGGCACTCCCCCCTCGTTCGACGGCCATCGCGAGACCACCTTCGCGATGCTTCATCCGGTCGCCCCGCATTACAGCACGCTGCTTCGCTTCGACCCCCAGAGTTATCCTAAAATCGTCGGTGACGTCGCGGAAAGCTGGACGGTGTCCAAAGACGGTCTCGTCTACACCTTCAAGATCCGGCGCAACGTCAAGTTTCACGACGGCAGCCAGCTTACCGCCAGGGACGTCAAGGCGACGTACGACAAAATCATCTTTCCACCGGCCGGAGTGGCGAGCGCGCGGCAAGCCTCCTACGCCGTCGTTCAGGAGATCGAGACGCCCGACATTTACACCGTGATGTTCCGCCTCAAACAGGCGTCGGCGTCATTCCTGGCCAATCTGGCATCTCCCTGGAACTTCATCTACAAGGCCGACATTCTCGTCAGGGATCCGCGCTGGTACGAAAAGAACATCATGGGATCCGGCCCCTTCGTGTTCGTCGAGCACGTGCCGGGCTCCCATTGGGTCGGGAAGAAGAATCCCGATTATTTCATGAAGGGCCGGCCCTATCTGGACGGCTACCGGGCGATTTTCATTCGCGACACGGCGCCGCGTGTGGCCGCGATTCGCAGCGGCCAGGCGCTGATCGAGTTCCGGGGATTCAGTCCAGCCGCTCGCGACGACATCATGAAAACCCTCGGGAACAAGGGCGTGGTCCAGGAAAGCCCGTGGATCTGTAATCTCACCGTCACGATCAACAACGAAAAGAAGCCGTTCGACGATCCCCGCGTGCGGCGCGCGCTCACGCTGGCGATCGACCGGCGCCTGGCGTCCAAGGCGCTTTCGAAAATCTCGCTCGCCAAGTACGTCGGCGGCCTTTTCCGGCCGGGGTCGGAGTTTGCCGCTTCCGACGCGGAACTCAAGAAGCTAGCGGGTTTCGGCGACAACATCGAGGGGGCGCGAAAAGAGGCGCGCCGGCTGCTCAAGGAGGCGGGCGTCCCGGAAGGGTTTTCGTTTTCGCTCAAGAACCGCAACGTCAAGGAGCCCTATGAGGTCACCGGCGTTTTCGTCATCGACCAGTGGCGCCAGATCGGGCTCAACGTCAACCACATCCAACAGGAGGGGGGGCCGTACTTCGACGATTTCCGCCAGGGGAATTACGACGCGGGTATCGACTTCGCGTGCGACTTCATGGATGAGCCGGACCTGCAGCTCATCAAGTTCTTGAGCAGCGACAAGAGCACGCTCAACTACGCGCGCTACAAGGATCCGGTCCTCGACGATCTCTACGAAAAGCAGAGCCGGGAAACCCATCCCAAGAAGCGGCTGGCGTTGCTCCGGCAGTTCGAAAAGCGGGTGCTGGACGAGAGGGCTTACCAGTTCCACATCCTTTGGTGGCAGCGGCTGGTGCCGCACTGGGCGAAAGTCAAGGGCTGGAAAATAACCCCGAGCCACTACCTCAATCAGGATCTGAGGGACGTCTGGCTGGCGGAATAG
- a CDS encoding ABC transporter permease: MVRYLLRRLLLMIPTLLGVAALVFIMIRIVPGDIVELKYAGQGAYAPREAIERERAQLGLDKPLWHQFSTWIWGMARLDFGQSMWTGRPIAHEIGIRLELSLQLALMATLIAVLIAVPLGTIAAVKQDTWIDYCARVFSIAGLAVPSFWLGILMILGFVLYFRWLPPLTFTSFWVDPVANLSQMIWPAIAVGYRYSAVATRMTRSALLESLGEDYVRTARAKGVWEPRVIARHALKNAILPVITVIGLEFAFLVGGLVVTEQVFNLNGIGKLFVEAISQRDYTMVQSLVLLTSAVFIVVNFAVDLVNACLDPRVRYQ; this comes from the coding sequence ATGGTCCGCTATCTGCTGCGACGGTTGCTCCTGATGATTCCGACCCTGCTGGGTGTGGCCGCGCTCGTGTTTATCATGATCCGGATCGTGCCTGGCGACATCGTCGAACTGAAGTATGCCGGGCAGGGAGCCTACGCGCCGCGGGAGGCGATCGAGCGCGAGCGCGCGCAACTCGGCCTGGACAAGCCGTTGTGGCACCAGTTCTCGACATGGATCTGGGGAATGGCGCGGTTGGATTTCGGGCAGTCGATGTGGACGGGCCGGCCGATCGCGCACGAGATCGGCATCCGGCTGGAGCTGAGCCTGCAGCTGGCCTTGATGGCGACGCTGATCGCCGTCTTGATCGCGGTGCCGCTGGGCACGATTGCGGCGGTCAAACAGGATACCTGGATCGATTATTGCGCGCGGGTGTTTTCCATCGCGGGCCTGGCCGTCCCGTCGTTCTGGCTCGGAATCTTGATGATCCTCGGCTTCGTTCTGTACTTTCGCTGGCTGCCGCCGCTCACGTTCACGTCGTTCTGGGTCGATCCGGTCGCCAACCTGTCGCAGATGATCTGGCCGGCGATCGCGGTCGGCTATCGCTACTCGGCCGTGGCTACCCGGATGACGCGTTCGGCGCTTCTGGAGTCGCTGGGAGAAGACTACGTTCGTACCGCGCGCGCCAAGGGAGTCTGGGAGCCGAGGGTCATCGCGCGGCACGCGCTCAAGAACGCGATCCTTCCCGTCATTACGGTCATCGGTCTGGAATTCGCCTTTCTCGTCGGCGGTCTGGTCGTCACGGAGCAGGTCTTCAATCTGAACGGGATCGGCAAGCTGTTCGTCGAGGCCATCAGCCAGCGCGATTACACGATGGTGCAGAGCCTCGTGCTGCTGACCTCGGCCGTGTTCATCGTCGTGAACTTCGCGGTCGATTTGGTCAACGCCTGTCTCGACCCTCGGGTCCGCTACCAGTGA
- a CDS encoding ABC transporter permease: protein MQRPAKIAGPRPLVLPLISRLDRSLEASFQFARRRPLGAVGAAIIGMMVLSALSAGLISPYDPLATDYGAMLQAPSAAHWFGTDSFGRDVLSRIIYGSRTALWVGFVSSLLGATIGAVIGVSSAYFGGKVDLVVQRFMDLLLSFPLIMLALVIVSVLGTGTTNVIIAITIPMVPRCALVVRSSALRLRELPFIEAARALGFGPVRIIARHMLPNVVAPYLIMLTSFLGQAILLEASLSFLGLGVAEPEPAWGLMLRGAAVEFAERAPWMALYPGLALSLAVFAFNLFGDSLRDALDPKLRL, encoded by the coding sequence TTGCAGCGACCCGCAAAAATAGCCGGCCCCAGGCCGCTCGTTCTTCCGCTGATCTCGCGGCTGGACCGGAGCCTGGAAGCGTCTTTCCAGTTCGCCCGCCGGCGGCCGCTCGGCGCGGTCGGGGCGGCGATCATCGGCATGATGGTCTTGAGCGCGCTATCCGCCGGGCTGATCTCGCCCTACGACCCCTTGGCGACCGACTACGGCGCGATGCTGCAGGCTCCTTCGGCGGCACACTGGTTCGGCACCGATTCGTTCGGCCGCGACGTGTTGTCGCGCATCATCTACGGCTCGCGAACAGCGCTGTGGGTGGGGTTCGTCTCCTCGCTTCTCGGGGCGACCATCGGCGCGGTCATCGGAGTGTCGAGCGCCTATTTCGGCGGCAAGGTCGATCTCGTCGTGCAGCGCTTCATGGACCTGCTCCTGTCATTTCCGCTCATCATGCTCGCTCTGGTCATCGTTTCGGTTCTAGGCACCGGCACCACCAACGTCATCATCGCGATCACGATTCCGATGGTGCCGCGGTGCGCGCTCGTCGTGCGCAGCAGCGCTCTTCGGCTGCGGGAGCTGCCGTTCATCGAGGCCGCGCGGGCGTTGGGCTTCGGCCCGGTACGCATCATCGCGCGCCACATGCTGCCGAACGTGGTCGCGCCGTACCTGATCATGCTCACCTCATTTCTCGGCCAGGCGATCCTGCTCGAGGCCTCCCTGTCGTTTTTGGGTCTCGGTGTCGCCGAGCCCGAGCCGGCCTGGGGGCTCATGCTGCGCGGGGCGGCGGTCGAGTTCGCCGAGCGCGCCCCGTGGATGGCCCTTTACCCGGGACTGGCTCTGAGCTTGGCGGTTTTCGCCTTCAACCTGTTCGGCGATTCCCTGCGAGACGCGCTCGATCCCAAGCTCCGGCTTTAG
- a CDS encoding tripartite tricarboxylate transporter substrate-binding protein produces MSANIFRWFATWLLVPGFFAASALAQDSFYAGKTIRIIVGASAGGGYDTYSRTIARHIGRYIPGNPAVAVENMPGAGFLIAANHVYKVAKPDGLTIGHFIGGLFLQQLLGKPGIEFDAAKFEYIGVPTQDNYMLGISRKAGIATMEQWLAGKTTIKLGGVGAGSATDDIPKVLIATIGLPAQLVSGYKGTADIRLAYNSGEIQGVCNAWESFRATWRNELDSGDLRIIAQTVGKPHPDLPKVPLVISYAKTEEARKLIRALVHSVGPAARPYVLPPGTPKDRVAILQKAFMEVMKDKEFLAEAKKSKLDINPLDGVELERNVKEIFNLDPTLIPKAKEILK; encoded by the coding sequence GTGTCTGCCAACATCTTTCGCTGGTTCGCGACGTGGTTGCTGGTTCCCGGTTTTTTCGCCGCATCGGCGCTGGCTCAGGACTCGTTCTACGCCGGCAAGACGATCCGGATCATCGTCGGAGCTTCGGCCGGCGGCGGATATGACACCTACTCGCGCACCATCGCGCGCCATATCGGGAGATACATTCCCGGCAACCCGGCGGTGGCCGTCGAAAACATGCCCGGGGCAGGCTTTCTCATCGCCGCCAACCACGTTTACAAGGTCGCGAAGCCCGACGGCCTTACGATCGGGCACTTTATCGGCGGCCTGTTCCTGCAGCAGCTCCTGGGCAAGCCCGGTATCGAGTTCGATGCCGCAAAGTTCGAGTACATCGGGGTGCCGACGCAGGACAACTACATGCTCGGGATCTCGCGAAAGGCCGGTATCGCGACCATGGAGCAGTGGCTGGCCGGGAAGACCACGATCAAGCTCGGCGGAGTGGGAGCGGGGTCGGCGACGGACGATATCCCCAAGGTGCTGATCGCAACGATCGGTCTTCCCGCCCAGCTGGTGTCCGGCTACAAGGGGACGGCGGACATCCGGCTCGCCTACAACAGCGGCGAGATCCAGGGAGTATGCAACGCGTGGGAGTCTTTCCGGGCGACCTGGCGCAACGAGCTCGACTCGGGCGACCTCCGCATCATCGCCCAAACCGTAGGCAAGCCACATCCCGACCTTCCGAAAGTTCCCCTCGTCATCAGCTACGCCAAGACCGAAGAGGCCCGAAAGCTCATCCGCGCGCTCGTGCACAGCGTCGGCCCCGCCGCGCGGCCCTACGTGCTGCCTCCGGGGACGCCTAAGGATCGGGTGGCGATCCTTCAGAAGGCCTTCATGGAGGTCATGAAGGACAAAGAGTTCCTGGCCGAGGCGAAGAAGTCCAAGCTGGATATCAATCCACTGGACGGTGTCGAGCTGGAGCGAAACGTCAAGGAGATATTCAATCTCGATCCGACGCTGATACCCAAGGCCAAGGAGATCCTGAAGTAG
- a CDS encoding tripartite tricarboxylate transporter substrate-binding protein: MARWATIAATALMTGLLVRSAQAAAPFYEGKSIRLIVGFSAGGGFDTYSRVIARHLGKHLPGNPTVVVENMTGAASLVAANHVYKVAKPDGLTILNFHGNQVINQIIGKPGIEFDARRFGYLGSPTQDNVACAFTKASGITSFERLRGAKTPVKLGGVAPGDTTYNTAKLLQAALNLPIQLVAGYKGTAEIRLAAEAGEVAGGCWQWESIKSIWRQGLDAGNVVIVLQVNPKPHPELAKVPNAIDFAPNENARQLLKFGGHDPAMITRLYAVAPGTPKDRLELLRRAFAETMKDRDFIADARKSKLDLDPLSGDEIDRIIAALFKMSPDLVSQLKEILK, translated from the coding sequence ATGGCAAGATGGGCTACGATTGCTGCAACCGCGTTGATGACCGGCCTGTTGGTTCGAAGCGCGCAGGCTGCTGCGCCGTTTTACGAGGGGAAGTCGATCCGGCTGATCGTTGGATTTTCGGCCGGCGGCGGGTTCGATACTTACTCGCGGGTGATCGCACGCCACCTCGGCAAGCACCTTCCGGGAAATCCGACCGTGGTCGTGGAGAACATGACCGGCGCCGCGAGCCTCGTCGCGGCCAACCACGTTTACAAGGTCGCGAAACCCGACGGGCTCACTATCCTCAACTTCCACGGTAATCAGGTTATCAACCAGATCATCGGCAAGCCCGGCATCGAATTCGACGCCCGCCGGTTCGGCTATCTCGGCAGCCCGACGCAGGACAACGTCGCCTGCGCGTTTACCAAGGCGAGCGGGATCACCAGCTTCGAGCGGCTGCGAGGCGCCAAAACTCCGGTCAAGCTCGGGGGCGTGGCCCCCGGCGACACGACCTACAACACGGCCAAGTTGCTTCAGGCCGCCCTCAATCTGCCGATTCAGCTGGTTGCCGGCTACAAGGGAACCGCCGAGATTCGGCTGGCGGCCGAAGCGGGAGAGGTCGCGGGAGGTTGCTGGCAATGGGAGTCGATCAAGTCGATCTGGCGACAAGGACTCGACGCCGGCAACGTCGTCATCGTCCTGCAGGTGAATCCCAAGCCTCACCCCGAGCTGGCCAAGGTTCCCAACGCCATTGACTTCGCGCCCAACGAGAACGCACGGCAGTTGCTGAAATTCGGCGGGCACGATCCCGCGATGATCACGCGCCTGTACGCCGTGGCTCCCGGAACGCCCAAGGACCGCCTCGAGCTGCTGCGCCGGGCCTTCGCCGAAACCATGAAGGATCGCGACTTCATCGCCGACGCGCGAAAATCGAAGCTGGACCTCGACCCGCTGAGCGGGGACGAGATCGACAGAATCATCGCCGCCCTGTTCAAGATGAGCCCGGATCTGGTCAGTCAACTGAAGGAGATCCTGAAGTAA
- a CDS encoding YggS family pyridoxal phosphate-dependent enzyme encodes MVDVAANYRRIVERIGEAAARCGRKPEEIRLLAAAKSQSAEAVQAAIAAGVTLVGENYVQEAQQKKRQVQGPVEWHMIGHLQRNKAKAAVEVFDVIETLDSVALARRLDEEGRKRGRVVRTYVEVNLGGEPSKSGIAKDEVPRLLEEAGSLEFLAVIGLMTVPPFREDPEQVRPYFRELRELRARLAERFLRHDLRELSMGMTHDYVIAVEEGATIVRIGTGLFGPRP; translated from the coding sequence ATGGTCGATGTCGCCGCCAACTATCGCAGGATCGTCGAGCGGATCGGCGAGGCGGCTGCGAGGTGCGGCAGAAAGCCTGAGGAGATCCGGCTCCTGGCTGCGGCGAAATCGCAGAGCGCGGAAGCGGTTCAGGCGGCGATCGCCGCGGGGGTCACCCTGGTCGGGGAGAACTACGTCCAGGAGGCGCAGCAGAAGAAGCGTCAGGTCCAGGGGCCTGTCGAGTGGCATATGATCGGCCACCTGCAGCGCAACAAGGCGAAGGCGGCGGTAGAGGTCTTCGATGTGATCGAGACGCTCGACAGCGTCGCGCTGGCGCGCCGGCTCGACGAGGAGGGGCGAAAACGGGGTCGAGTCGTGCGGACCTACGTCGAAGTAAACCTCGGGGGCGAGCCGAGCAAGTCGGGTATTGCCAAGGACGAGGTGCCCCGGTTGCTAGAGGAAGCCGGCTCCCTGGAGTTTCTCGCCGTAATCGGTCTGATGACGGTACCGCCTTTCAGGGAGGACCCCGAGCAGGTCCGCCCGTATTTCCGCGAGCTGCGGGAGCTCAGGGCCCGGCTGGCGGAGCGCTTCTTGCGCCATGATCTGCGTGAGCTTTCGATGGGAATGACGCACGACTACGTGATCGCCGTCGAAGAGGGAGCGACCATCGTGCGGATCGGTACGGGACTGTTCGGGCCGCGTCCTTGA
- a CDS encoding YggT family protein has protein sequence MFIIANLLVAIAQVLDYVLWAYIWILIGRVIVSWVNADPYNPLVRFLYSATEPVLERVRRIAPVYAGGFDLSPILVWIAVIFIQQFVVRSLYDLARVLGSGM, from the coding sequence ATGTTTATTATCGCTAATCTTCTGGTTGCCATCGCCCAGGTGCTAGACTACGTCCTGTGGGCGTACATCTGGATTCTGATCGGGCGGGTGATCGTTTCTTGGGTGAATGCCGATCCCTACAATCCGCTCGTGCGCTTTCTTTACAGCGCGACGGAACCCGTCCTGGAGCGGGTGCGCCGCATCGCACCGGTGTACGCCGGAGGCTTCGACCTGTCGCCCATCCTGGTCTGGATCGCCGTGATCTTCATCCAGCAGTTCGTGGTGCGCTCGCTCTACGACCTGGCGCGCGTCCTGGGCTCGGGCATGTGA
- a CDS encoding aldehyde dehydrogenase family protein, whose translation MKIFLAGSWVDKPQKIEVKNPFDGSVIDTVPRADAADLEKALAFAERGAKVMAKLSAYERWKILRKAADLMAERNQQLGETISREEGKIIAEGRGEASRAVETMMGSAEEAKRVHGETVPLDADPTGAKKLGFTLRVPCGVVAAIAPFNFPLNLVCHKVGPALAAGNTVIVKPASDTPLSALKLTEILLEAGLPPEGIQCLTGSGSEIGDALVADHRVRKVTFTGSREVGERICRRAGIKKVTMELGSNSPVIIMPDADLEKVAAAIAVTGYGNAGQTCISTQRVLAAKRVYGDFLDALKPKVEALTTGNQLDEKSKVGPMVKESEAARVESWINEAVAGGARLVAGGGRRGAIYTPAVVADVHPDMRISRDELFGPAVAVTPFDTIEQAIALANDSVYGLAAGIFTENVEWAMRFAREVEAGNLHINWGSQWRVDLMPYGGLKQSGFGKEGPRYAVEEMTELKMVVFHLSS comes from the coding sequence ATGAAGATATTTCTCGCGGGAAGCTGGGTCGACAAGCCGCAGAAAATCGAGGTCAAGAATCCCTTTGACGGGTCGGTGATCGACACGGTGCCGAGGGCCGACGCCGCCGATCTGGAGAAGGCCCTGGCCTTCGCCGAGCGCGGCGCCAAAGTCATGGCCAAGCTTTCGGCCTACGAACGCTGGAAGATCCTCCGTAAGGCGGCCGATCTCATGGCCGAGCGCAACCAGCAGCTGGGCGAGACCATCTCCCGGGAAGAGGGGAAGATCATCGCGGAGGGGAGGGGCGAGGCCAGCCGGGCGGTCGAGACGATGATGGGTTCGGCGGAAGAGGCGAAACGGGTACACGGGGAAACGGTTCCGCTGGACGCCGACCCCACGGGGGCGAAAAAGCTCGGCTTTACGTTGCGGGTGCCTTGCGGCGTGGTGGCGGCCATCGCGCCGTTCAACTTTCCGCTCAACCTCGTCTGCCACAAGGTCGGTCCGGCGCTGGCGGCCGGCAACACGGTGATCGTCAAGCCGGCCTCGGATACGCCGCTTTCCGCGCTGAAGCTCACCGAGATCCTGCTCGAGGCGGGGTTGCCGCCCGAAGGCATCCAATGCCTGACCGGCTCGGGAAGCGAGATCGGGGACGCTCTCGTGGCGGATCATCGCGTGCGCAAGGTAACGTTCACCGGAAGCCGGGAGGTCGGCGAACGCATCTGCCGGAGGGCCGGGATCAAGAAGGTCACCATGGAGCTCGGCTCGAACAGCCCGGTGATCATTATGCCGGATGCAGACCTGGAAAAGGTGGCCGCCGCGATCGCCGTCACCGGTTACGGCAACGCCGGCCAGACCTGCATATCGACTCAACGGGTGCTGGCGGCCAAGCGAGTCTACGGCGATTTCCTCGACGCCTTGAAACCCAAGGTCGAAGCCCTGACCACGGGCAACCAGCTCGACGAGAAGTCCAAGGTGGGTCCGATGGTCAAGGAGAGCGAGGCGGCGCGGGTCGAAAGCTGGATCAACGAAGCCGTGGCGGGCGGGGCCCGGCTGGTGGCGGGCGGTGGCCGCCGCGGGGCGATTTACACGCCCGCGGTTGTCGCCGACGTTCATCCCGACATGCGCATATCGCGCGACGAGCTATTCGGGCCGGCGGTGGCGGTCACGCCGTTCGATACCATCGAGCAGGCCATCGCGCTGGCGAACGACAGTGTCTACGGGCTGGCCGCCGGCATCTTTACCGAAAACGTGGAATGGGCCATGAGATTTGCCCGCGAGGTGGAGGCCGGTAACCTGCACATCAATTGGGGATCGCAGTGGCGCGTGGACCTGATGCCCTACGGCGGGCTCAAGCAGTCGGGCTTCGGTAAAGAAGGACCGCGCTACGCCGTCGAAGAGATGACCGAGCTCAAGATGGTCGTTTTCCATCTGAGCAGCTAA
- the rph gene encoding ribonuclease PH — protein sequence MRADGRKPRQLRSLSIRPGYIKTADGSVLIEMGDTRVICTAKLEERVPQFLRNSGKGWITAEYGMLPGSSQVRIGRESARGHVGGRTHEIQRLIGRSLRAVADLRALGERTVWVDCDVIQADGGTRTASITGAYVALAEAVRRWSASGLVAGNPLRDSVAAVSVGIVDGKLLLDLSYEEDSRADVDMNFVMTGSGKFVEVQGTAESTPFTRRQMERMAELAHQGIRELLKAQKRVIDSLR from the coding sequence GTGAGAGCCGATGGAAGAAAACCGCGGCAGCTCAGGTCGCTCAGCATAAGGCCCGGCTACATCAAGACGGCCGACGGATCGGTGCTGATCGAGATGGGCGACACCCGGGTCATCTGCACCGCGAAGCTGGAAGAGCGTGTCCCGCAGTTCTTGCGCAACAGCGGCAAGGGCTGGATCACGGCGGAGTACGGCATGTTGCCGGGCTCCTCTCAGGTGCGCATCGGCCGGGAGTCGGCGCGCGGCCATGTGGGGGGCCGCACGCACGAGATCCAGAGGCTGATCGGCCGTAGCCTCCGGGCGGTCGCGGACCTGAGGGCCCTGGGGGAACGGACGGTCTGGGTCGACTGCGACGTAATTCAGGCGGACGGTGGGACCCGGACGGCGTCGATCACCGGCGCCTACGTCGCTCTCGCCGAGGCGGTTCGCCGATGGTCCGCGAGCGGGCTCGTCGCCGGGAATCCGCTGCGGGATTCCGTGGCGGCGGTGAGCGTCGGGATCGTCGACGGCAAGCTCCTGCTCGATCTCTCGTACGAGGAAGACAGCCGCGCCGACGTCGACATGAATTTCGTGATGACCGGCTCGGGAAAGTTCGTCGAGGTCCAGGGCACGGCGGAGAGCACGCCGTTTACCCGGCGGCAGATGGAGCGCATGGCGGAGCTCGCCCACCAGGGAATTCGCGAGCTGCTCAAGGCGCAAAAACGCGTCATCGATTCGCTGCGCTGA